A section of the Primulina eburnea isolate SZY01 chromosome 1, ASM2296580v1, whole genome shotgun sequence genome encodes:
- the LOC140809471 gene encoding putative RING-H2 finger protein ATL21A, which produces MSFNLSFSHPLKVLYYQNYTFYSCPKELVEIANLTVIDCLSNTSTSTVATSVIPSQLMKELYRCNEITTSFIPVSGFDSYGFVGNQTDLILRWLPFSCNGSPNPTGLVSGGIVETAIIMLWSLPIILGPLICFSCCVHFTKEVRLGDGEN; this is translated from the exons ATGAGTTTCAATCTCTCTTTTTCTCACCCTTTAAAGGttttatattatcaaaattaCACGTTCTATAGCTGTCCTAAGGAGCTGGTGGAAATAGCTAATTTGACTGTCATTGATTGTCTGAGCAATACCTCCACCTCTACAGTAGCTACTAGTGTTATTCCAAGCCAATTAATGAAAGAGCTGTACAGGTGCAATGAGATTACGACATCTTTCATACCCGTTTCAGGGTTTGATTCCTATGGTTTTGTTGGAAACCAGACAGACTTGATCCTGAGATGGCTTCCATTTTCTTGCAATGGTTCTCCAAACCCAACAG GTCTGGTGTCCGGAGGTATCGTTGAAACAGCCATCATAATGCTGTGGTCGCTTCCAATCATACTTGGGCCATTAATCTGCTTTTCTTGCTGTGTGCATTTCACCAAAGAGGTTCGATTGGGAGATGGTGAGAACTAA
- the LOC140839390 gene encoding putative RING-H2 finger protein ATL21A, protein MGFMYLIFTGPQFLYLFPIRKSYMGILDTLLYFFSILSVVHAQKQNVCPTTFCGGFSLDYPFKLPDKLPQNNCTYTNLFCNANLNYGTPIVTLPYGGDFYVRYIDYLDSYIELYDPEGCLMKRLMNKLNLSSSPFEVIAYENYTFYTCPSSPITPLDTVLISCLSNSTSITVATSFPSSDLLSVYKCEVFGSWQLPVLWLGQFDLHGSGDDLYLTWNQAVCKSCEDTQQDTDDSNNFLGAYVGSPIFMPSAVVMGLVFTICLLFLFKRRGSRDEINVADIQPETATATTAPPHQEGLDDSKINTCTSLVVINESKTNSEPDSSSYICPICLEGYKSQDIVRSIAKCEHRFHADCIELWLRKNITCPVCRTTLSDVE, encoded by the exons ATGGGCTTTATGTACTTAATCTTCACAGGACCACAATTCCTCTACCTGTTTCCAATCCGTAAATCTTACATGGGAATTCTTGACACACTGCTCTATTTTTTCTCGATCTTATCTGTTGTCCATGCTCAAAAACAAAATGTTTGTCCAACAACATTCTGTGGAGGTTTCTCTCTAGATTACCCTTTCAAACTACCAGATAAACTGCCCCAAAATAATTGTACTTATACCAATCTTTTTTGCAATGCCAATCTAAATTATGGAACACCCATTGTAACTCTTCCTTATGGTGGAGATTTCTATGTACGGTATATTGACTATTTGGATTCATACATAGAGCTCTATGATCCTGAAGGTTGCCTTATGAAACGTCTGATGAATAAATTGAACCTATCATCTTCTCCTTTTGAGGTCATTGCCTATGAAAACTACACCTTTTATACTTGTCCTTCAAGCCCAATCACACCGTTGGATACGGTCCTCATCAGTTGTCTTAGCAACTCCACTAGTATCACTGTGGCTACTTCTTTCCCCTCATCTGATCTACTTTCAGTATATAAATGCGAGGTCTTTGGCAGTTGGCAACTCCCTGTTTTATGGTTGGGACAGTTTGATCTTCATGGAAGTGGTGATGATCTTTATTTGACCTGGAATCAAGCTGTTTGCAAATCCTGTGAAGATACACAACAGGATACAG ACGATTCCAACAATTTTTTGGGAGCATATGTTGGATCACCAATTTTCATGCCATCGGCAGTTGTTATGGGCTTAGTATTCACAATCTGTTTACTGTTCCTGTTCAAACGTAGAGGCAGCAGAGATGAGATAAATGTAGCCGATATCCAGCCAGAGACTGCCACAGCCACTACAGCACCACCACATCAAGAAGGGTTGGATGACTCCAAAATCAATACTTGTACATCATTGGTAGTTATTAATGAAAGCAAAACAAATTCGGAGCCAGATTCTTCTTCTTATATCTGCCCCATATGCCTGGAAGGATACAAGTCCCAAGATATCGTGAGAAGCATAGCCAAATGTGAGCATCGTTTCCATGCCGACTGCATTGAATTGTGGTTAAGAAAAAATATCACATGTCCTGTTTGCAGAACAACTCTTTCTGATGTTGAATGA